Proteins encoded together in one Variovorax paradoxus window:
- a CDS encoding efflux RND transporter periplasmic adaptor subunit has protein sequence MKRIKRSTLVIALLALVIVVAAALWLTRSKPAGEPGAAPAAAKGKDGAPPPRPTLTVTVAKPESTELTLTLAANGNVAAWQEASVGSESSGLKLAEVRVNVGDVVKKGQVLAVFSPETVRADIAQSRASLAEAKATAADAAGNAARARTLQATGALSQQQINQYQTAEQTAKARVEAAEAVLAAQEVRGRNTQVLAPDDGVISSRTATVGSVVAAGTELFRLIRQGRLEWRAEVTSAELSRIAVGTTAFVVSASGAQVRGKVRSIAPTVDPQTRAALVYVDLPNVQQNTGIKAGMFARGDFELGRSSAPTVPQSSIVPRDGFNNVFMLLPDNRVAQLKVQTGRRVGERVEITSALPEGAQIVVQGAGFLNDGDLVRVVTAPAPAAAGAQPAPSLAPAASAPAGNAGTNETKARP, from the coding sequence ATGAAAAGAATCAAACGCTCTACCCTCGTCATCGCGCTGCTGGCGCTCGTCATCGTGGTTGCCGCGGCCTTGTGGCTGACGCGCAGCAAACCCGCGGGCGAGCCGGGCGCCGCGCCCGCGGCCGCCAAGGGCAAGGACGGCGCGCCGCCGCCACGGCCGACGTTGACGGTGACCGTCGCCAAACCCGAGTCCACCGAGCTCACGCTCACCCTCGCCGCCAACGGCAATGTGGCGGCCTGGCAAGAGGCCAGCGTGGGCTCCGAATCGAGTGGCCTCAAGCTGGCAGAGGTTCGCGTGAACGTGGGCGATGTGGTGAAGAAGGGCCAGGTGCTGGCCGTGTTCTCGCCGGAGACGGTGCGTGCCGACATCGCTCAATCGCGCGCCTCACTGGCGGAAGCCAAGGCCACCGCCGCCGACGCGGCGGGCAACGCGGCGCGCGCCCGCACGCTTCAAGCCACAGGCGCACTGAGCCAGCAGCAGATCAACCAGTATCAAACAGCCGAGCAGACCGCGAAGGCGCGCGTCGAAGCCGCCGAAGCCGTGCTTGCCGCACAGGAAGTGCGCGGCCGCAACACGCAGGTGCTGGCGCCCGACGACGGCGTGATCTCGTCGCGCACCGCCACGGTCGGCAGCGTGGTGGCAGCCGGCACAGAGCTGTTCCGGCTGATCCGCCAGGGCCGGCTCGAATGGCGCGCCGAGGTGACCTCGGCCGAGCTGAGCCGCATTGCGGTGGGCACCACAGCCTTCGTGGTCAGTGCAAGCGGCGCACAGGTGCGCGGCAAGGTACGCAGCATCGCGCCCACGGTCGATCCGCAAACGCGCGCGGCGCTGGTCTATGTCGACCTGCCGAACGTGCAGCAGAACACCGGCATCAAGGCGGGCATGTTCGCGCGCGGCGACTTCGAACTGGGACGCAGCTCGGCGCCCACCGTGCCGCAGAGCTCCATCGTTCCGCGCGACGGCTTCAACAACGTGTTCATGCTGCTGCCCGACAACCGCGTGGCGCAGCTCAAGGTACAGACCGGCCGCCGCGTCGGCGAGCGCGTCGAAATCACCAGTGCGTTGCCCGAGGGCGCGCAGATCGTGGTGCAAGGCGCGGGCTTCCTGAACGACGGTGACCTGGTGCGCGTTGTGACGGCGCCCGCACCGGCAGCAGCCGGCGCCCAGCCCGCCCCATCGCTGGCACCGGCGGCATCGGCACCTGCGGGCAACGCCGGCACCAACGAAACAAAGGCACGCCCATGA